One Gavia stellata isolate bGavSte3 chromosome 20, bGavSte3.hap2, whole genome shotgun sequence genomic region harbors:
- the PARD6B gene encoding partitioning defective 6 homolog beta, with protein sequence MNRPHRGAAGSRGLGTMEVKSKFGAEFRRFSLERSKPGKFEEFYGLLQHVHKIPNVDVLVGYTDIHGDLLPINNDDNYHKAVSTANPLLRIFIQRKEDADYSAFGTDTMTRKKNVLSNVLRPDNHKKKPHIVISMPQDFRPVSSIIDVDILPETHRRVRLYKYGTDKPLGFYIRDGSSVRVTPHGLEKVPGIFISRLVPGGLAQSTGLLAVNDEVLEVNGIEVSGKSLDQVTDMMIANSRNLIITVRPANQRNNVVRNSRTSGSSGQSTESSLPSSTPNILANFLQGEEESDEEDIIIEDSGEPQQIPKAPPTSESLESLTQIELLHESTQNGFLPSSEMNLNHSAGSINMEYEVQDPDHKSLEEDGTIITL encoded by the exons ATGAACCGGCCTCaccgcggggctgcgggcagccgAGGCCTGGGCACCATGGAGGTGAAGAGTAAG TTTGGAGCAGAATTTCGACGATTTTCTCTGGAGAGATCCAAACCTGGAAAGTTTGAGGAGTTCTATGGATTATTGCAGCATGTGCACAAGATACCAAATGTTGATGTTCTAGTGGGGTATACGGACATTCATGGAGACCTGCTGCCTATCAATAATGATGACAATTATCATAAAGCAGTTTCCACAGCCAATCCCCTACTCAGGATTTTCATTCAGAGAAAAG AAGATGCAGACTACAGTGCCTTTGGTACGGATACTatgacaaggaagaaaaatgtcttatCAAATGTGTTACGTCCGGATAATCACAAGAAGAAACCGCACATTGTCATTAGCATGCCGCAAGACTTCAGACCAGTGTCTTCTATTATAGATGTAGATATTCTTCCCGAAACCCATCGTAGGGTACGACTTTACAAATATGGAACTGATAAACCCCTGGGGTTCTATATACGAGATGGCTCTAGCGTCAGAGTAACGCCACATGGATTAGAGAAAGTTCCGGGGATTTTCATATCTAGGCTTGTCCCTGGAGGTCTGGCTCAAAGCACAGGCTTGCTGGCTGTTAATGACGAAGTACTGGAGGTGAATGGAATAGAGGTTTCGGGAAAAAGCCTTGATCAGGTTACAGACATGATGATTGCAAACAGCCGTAACCTGATCATTACGGTAAGACCAGCAAACCAGAGAAACAATGTTGTGAGGAACAGTCGGACTTCTGGCAGCTCCGGTCAGTCTACTGAATCTAGCCTTCCGAGTAGCACGCcaaatattttagcaaatttcttgcaaggagaagaggagagcGATGAAGAGGACATTATTATTGAAGATAGTGGTGAGCCACAGCAGATTCCAAAAGCCCCACCTACCAGTGAAAGTCTAGAATCGTTGACACAAATTGAACTCCTTCATGAGTCAACACAAAATGGATTCCTTCCTTCCAGTGAGATGAACTTGAATCATTCAGCAGGCAGCATTAACATGGAATATGAAGTACAAGATCCAGATCATAAGTCATTAGAAGAAGATGGAACTATAATAACACTATGA